The DNA sequence CGGCCGGGCTCTGCACGACCTTCGAGTGCATCGCCTGGGCGCCCACGACGATGTGCTCCGCGAAGACGTCCCGGAAGCCGAGCGCCTGCTGGTAATAGGCGACGGCCGGGCCGAGTCCGCCGGTGTCCAGGCAGACCGCGATGTGGTCGAGGTCGAGCAGGCCCACCCCGGTGCTCGGCGGGGCGGCGGCCGGCTCCGCCGGTACGAAGCCGGCGGGCAGCCCGGGGCCGGCCCCCGGAGCGCGCTGGACCAGGGTGTGGACGACGTCCCCGAAGCCCCCCAGCGCGGCGGTCACGGCCGGGCCGTCACCGGTGTGCCGGACCGGCCGCCGGTGGACCCGGGCGCCGCCCGCCACCGCGGCCTCGAAGGCCGCCGGCACATCGGCGGTGCGCAGCGCGATGTCCGCCACGCCCTCGCCGTGGGTGAGCACGTACGCCGAGGCGGGGTGGTGGCCGGAGGTCGCCTCGGTGAGGACGAGGGTGATCCGCCCCTGCCGCAGCGCCAGGCTGCGGTGGTCGGCGGAACCGCCGCGGCCGACGACGGTGAACGCATACCGCTCGACCCACTGGGACGCGCTCGAATCGAGGTTTTCCACATACAACTCGACATAGTCGACGGCGAGATCCGCGAGCGGCTGGGCTGCCTTCGATGAATTCCTCATGTCTGTCCCCCAGATCCGGAAGAAAACCGAGCCCGCCGAACTCTAGGCGGCCCTTCGGGCGTCCAGCCATCGCAGTCATTCCAGGGGTTATCGGACTCGTGGACGCCGGACCTTCTCCATAAACTGTGCCGCCTTCATAATCTGTGTGCCGCGCATGTGTTTCCGGGCGCGGTTCCCTTGGACGGGTGATGCTTGTGATGCGCACCATGGCTGTCATCGGCACCGGCCTGATCGGTACCTCGGTCGCGCTCGCCGCCGCCGCGCAGGGCGTGTCGGTGTATCTCTCCGACCGCGACAGGACCGCCGCCAGGACCGCCGCCGCACTCGGCGCGGGCCGCGCGCAGGAGCCGCCCGAACCGGTCGACCTGGCCGTGCTCGCGGTGCCGCCGAGCCAGGTCGCCGCCGTTCTGATCGCCTGTCAGGGCCGCGGCCTGGCCCGCGCCTACACCGATGTGGCGAGCGTGAAGGCCGGGCCGGAGCAGGCCGTGCTCGGCCGCGCCCCGGACCCCGCCGCCTACGTCGGCGGTCATCCGCTGGCCGGCCGGGAGCGGTCCGGGCCGCTGGCGGCGCGGGCCGAGCTGTTCCGGGGCCGGCCCTGGGCGCTGACGCCGCACCCGCTGACCTCGCGCGCGGCCCTGGACCGGGGCCTGGAGCTGGCCGAGCTGTGCGGCGCCGCCCCGGTGGTGATGCGGAGCCGGGAACACGACGAGGTGGTGGCGCTGACCTCGCACGTTCCGCATCTGCTGGCCGCTGTGATGGCGGCCCGGCTGCGCGACGGCCCGGCCGGGGTGCCGCTGCTGGCCGGGCAGGGCCTGCGCGATGTGACCCGGATCGCCGCCGGCGACCCCCGGCTGTGGGGCGACATCCTGCGGTCCAACGCGCGGGCCATGGCCGGGGTGGTGCAGGAGCTACGAGCGGACCTCTCCCGGGTGGCGGCGGCGCTGGACGTGCTCGCCGAGGCCGACGACGGGGCCCGCGACCAGGGCGTACGGACCCTGGAGGAGCTGCTCGCCCGGGGCGTCGCCGGGCTCGCCCGGCTCCCGCGGCCGGGCGCCGGGCCGCCCGAGGGGCGGGCGGCGCTGCGGGTCCTGGTCCCGGACCGGCCCGGCGAGCTGGCCCGGTTGCTGGGCGCCGTCGCGGCCTTCGGCGTCGCCGCCGACGACATCGCCGTGGAGGCCGCGGAGGAGAGCGGGCTGAGCGTGCGCATCCCCGTTCCCACGGCCGACGCCGAGCGGATCGAGGCCGGGCTCGACGCCGTCGGATACGCCGTCCAAGTGCGCAGTCCGGCCAATTGGACGGCGTTGTCGAAACGCTGACGAGCGTGTGAAGCTAAGGCATCCGAGCCACCCTCATCCATTGTCGCCGGGGGAAATTCATGGCAGGAACCACCGTTGCCGCGCAAACCCGTTCGCGGGAATATCTGGAAATGGCGGAGCTGCACGGCAGCGTTTCCGAGCCGGTGCTGGACACGATGAACTTCCTCAATGAGGTGACCCATCGCTATCCGGACGCCATTTCCTTCGCCCCGGGCCGGCCGTACGACGGCTTCTTCGACACCGAGCAGGTCTTCGGCCACATTCGCCGGTATCTGGACCACCTGGCGGAACAGGGGAGCACGCAGGCCGACATCCGCACCGCGCTGTACCAGTACGGGCCGACCGCGGGGCTGATCCGCCGGATCGTCGCGGACGCGCTGCGCGCGGACGAGGACATCGACGTGCCGGCCGAGTCCATCGTGGTGACCGTCGGCGCCCAGGAGGCCATGCTGCTGGTGCTGCGCGCGCTCATCACCGGCCCCGACGACGTACTGCTGGTCTCCAGCCCCTGCTACGTGGGGATCACCGGCGCGGCCCGGCTGCTCGATGTGGCCGTGCGCCCGGTGGAGGAGCGCGAGGACGGCTTCAGCGCCGCCGACCTGGAGGCCGCGGTGCTGGCGGAGAAGGCACGCGGCCGCCGCCCCCGCGCCTTCTACGTGGTGCCCGACCACTCCAACCCGTCCGGGAACACCATGGGGCCGAAAGCCCGGGAAGAGCTGCTGGAGCTCGCCGGGCGCCACGACTTCCTGATCCTGGAGGACAGCCCGTACCGGCAGGTGAGCCCCGGCACCCCCGAGCCCACGCTGAAGTCCCTGGACCGGGCCCGCCGCGTGGTGCATCTGGGCTCGTACTCCAAGACCGTCTTCCCCGGCGCCCGGGTCGGCTTCGTCGTCGCCGACCAGCGGGTCCGGGACGCCTCGGGCGGCGAGCGGCTGCTGGCGGACGAACTCGCCAAGATCAAGAGCATGGTGACGGTGAACACCTCGTCGCTGAGCCAGGCCGCCGTGGCGGGCGCGCTGCTCGGCGCCCGTGGCCGGCTGTCGGAGCTCAACGCCGAGGCGGCCGCCTACTACGGCCAGGCGATGCGCGAGGTGCTGCGGCAGCTGGACGCCCGGCTGCCCGCCGCCCGCCGGGAGGCCCTCGGGGTGCGCTGGAACGAGCCCGGCGGCGGCTTCTTCCTCACCCTGCGGGTCCCGTTCCGGGTGGACAACACCGTACTGACCACGTCCGCACAGGACTTCGGCGTGATCTGGACGCCGATGACGCACTTCCATCCCGGCACCGGCGGCCACCACGGCATCCGGCTGTCCATCAGCTATCTGACACCCGCCGAGATCGAAGAGGGCACGGCGAGGCTCGCCCGCTTCATCGAGGCGCACAGCGCGCAGCCGCGCACCAGCGGTACCCAGCGAGAAAGGTGAGACACGTGTCCGGACTGAGTCGCAAGCGACGGCCTCGGAGCAAGCCGCGCATGTGGGGGTGGACCTTCAGATGACCCTGGCAGCCGAGTCGCGGCCCCGCGCCCTCGGCGTGGGCACGGCGGTGACGTCCACGTCGTACACCCAGCGGGAGGTGCTCGACGCCTTCCGGATCACCGACCCCAAGATCCGTTCCGTCTTCCTCAACAGCGCCATCGAGCGCCGCCACCTGACGCTCCCGCCGCCGGACGGCACCGGCGGCCGCGTCCACGAACCGCAGGGCGACCTGCTCGACAAGCACAAGGCCAAGGCCATCGAGATGGGCGCCGAGGCGTTGCGCGCCTGTCTGAAGCGGGCCGGCGCCGACCTGTCCGAACTGCGCCACCTGTGCTGTGTGACCTCCACCGGACTGCTCACCCCGGGACTGAGCGCCCTGCTCATCAAGGAACTCGGCATCGACCGGCACTGCGGCCGCTCCGACATCGTGGGCATGGGCTGCAACGCCGGCCTGAACGCGCTGAACGTGGTCGCGGGGTGGGCCGCGGCCCACCCCGGCGAACTCGCCGTCGTGCTCTGCGCCGAAGCCTGCTCCGCCGCGTACACGATCGACTCCACGATGCGCACCGCCGTCGTCAACAGCCTCTTCGGCGACGGTGCGAGCGCCATCGCGCTCCGCTCGGGCCCGGACGGTGTGACCGGCCCCGAGGGGCCGCGCATCATCAAGTTCGCCAGCTGCCTCATCCCCGACGCCTGCGACGCCATGCGCTACGACTGGGACCGGGACCAGGGCCGCTACAGCTTCTACCTGGACCCGCTGATCCCCTATGTGGTCGGCGCCCACGCCGAACTGGCCGTGGACCGGCTGCTGGCCGGCACCGGCCTGCGCCGCAGCGACATCGCCCACTGGCTGGTGCACTCGGGCGGCAAGAAGGTCATCGACGCCGTCGTGGTCAATCTCGGGCTGACCCGGCACGACGTCCGGCACACCGTGGGCGTGCTGCGCGACTACGGCAACGTGTCCAGCGGCTCGTTCCTGTTCTCCTACGAACGGCTCCTGGACGAGGGAATCGCCCAACCGGGCGAGTACGGACTGCTGATGACCATGGGGCCCGGCTCCACGATCGAGACGGCGCTGGTCCAGTGGTGACCACGGAGGGTGTCATGGAAGAACCGCTGACCGTGGTCATCGACGGGGCCCAGCCGCCGTCGGCCGCGACCGTGCACGCCGTGCGCACCGTGTGCGACCAGGCCGAGGACCGCCCCGGCGCCGGAGTCGTCGCCGTACGGGTCAGCGGCGCCCCGGCAGCGGGCTGGACCGACGGCCTGGAGGTGATGGGGATCAGCAAGTGGGAGCGGACACTGCGCCGACTGGAGCGGCTGCCGCGGGCCACGGTCGCGGTGGCCTCGGGCGACTGCGGCGGCGCGGCCCTGGACGCGTTCCTCACCTGCGACATCCGGGTGGTCACCCCGGGCACCCGGCTGCTCGTCCCCGGTGACGGGACGGCGACCTGGCCCGGCATGGCCGGCTACCGGCTGGTCCAGCTGGCGGGCGTCGCGCGGGTCCGCCGGGCGCTGCTGTTCGGCCTGCCCATCGAGGCCTCCGAGGCGGTCGCGCTCGGCGTCGCCGACGAACTGGCCGACGACCCGGCCGGTGCGGTCGCGGCCGCCGCCGCGCTGGCCGGCGGGCTGACCGGCAAGGAGGTCGCCATCCGGCGGCAACTGCTCTTCGACGCCGCGACGACCAGCTTCGAGGACGCCCTCGGCCCGCATCTGGCCGCCTGCGACCGGGCGTTGCGGACCCCCGTGGTGGAGGCGTCGTGACCGTCCCGCTGTGGCCGGAGCTGCGGGACGCGGCCCGCCGCGTCGACGAACTGGTGGCGGTGCTGCCCGAACCCGGCGCGCGGCTGCCCGAGCAGCGGACGGAGATCGCCGCGGCGAAGGACACCGCCAGGGCGCTGCGGACCCGCTATCTGCGGACCCACGCCGACGCCGTGTACGACCACCTCACCCGCGGCCGCGCCGGCGAACTCCGGATCGCCGAACTCGTCGCGGCCGCCGCGGCCGAGTTCCCCGCGCTGCTGCCCACGGCCGGGCAGCTCGCGGCCGACCGCGGCCGGCGGCAGGCGGACAAGGAGGGATACGAGATCGACCAGGGCGTCTTCCTGCGTGCCGTCCTGGGCTCGCCCCGGTCGGGGCCGCATCTGCTCGACGCGATGCTCCGGCCGACACCGCGGGCGCTGCGGCTGCTGCCCGAGTTCACCCGGACCGGCGTCCTTCGGACGACCTCCGTCCGGATGGAGCGGCGGGACGGCACGGCCTATCTGACCATGTGCCGGGACGACTGCCTGAACGCCGAGGACGAGCAGCAGGTCGACGACATGGAGACCGCCGTCGACCTCGCGCTGCTCGACCCCGAGGTGCGGGTGGGGGTGGTGCGCGGCGGCACGATGAGCCATCCGCGCTACCGGGGCCGGCGGGTGTTCAGCGCGGGCATCAACCTCAAGAGCCTGCACTCCGGCGAGATCTCGCTGGTCGGCTTCCTGCTGCGCCGCGAACTCGGCTACCTCCACAAACTCGTCAGGGGAGTACGCACCACGGACGCGCCCTGGCACTCCCCGACGGTCCAGAAACCCTGGATCGCGGCCGTCGAGACGTTCGCCATCGGCGGCGGCACCCAGCTGCTGCTCGTCTTCGACCATGTGCTGGCCGCCTCGGACGCCTATCTCAGCCTGCCCGCGGCCCGCGAGGGCATCGTGCCCGGGGCGGGCAACTTCCGGCTCGGCCGGCACACCGGACCACGGATCTCCCGGCAGGTCATCCTCCAGGGCCGCCGCATCCGGGCCACCGACCCCGACGCCCGGCTGCTGATCGACGAGGTCGTGGAGCCGGAGCGGATCGACGAGGCCGTGGCCGGGGCCGTGGAGCGGCTGCGCGGCCCGGCCGTCGTGCCCAACCGGCGGATGCTGGTCGGGGCCGAGGAACCGGTCGAGGAGTTCCGCCGCTACATGGCCGAGTTCGCGCTGCAACAGGCCCTGCGCCTGTACGGCGAGGACGTCATCCGCAAGGTGAGCCGGTTCGCGGGGCGCGGCGCATGACCGCCCCCCGCGACGCCCGGCCGCGCTACCACGAAGAGCAACGACGCCAGGAGGCGCACACATGAGCAGTGAGGATCGCAAGGCGTACGAGGGACACAACGAACGCACGGACCGTGGGGAACACACTGAATACGACGTCGTGGTGGTCGGGGGCGGTCCCGGCGGTTCGACCCTGGCCGCGCTCGTGGCCATGCAGGGCCACCGCGTCCTGATCCTGGAGAAGGAGACCTTCCCGCGGTACCAGATCGGCGAATCGCTGCTGCCGTCGACGATCCACGGCGTCTGCAAGCTGACCGGGGTGTCGGAGAAACTGGCCGCGGCCGGCTTCACGCCGAAGAAGGGCGGCACGTTCCGATGGGGCGCCAACCCCGAACCGTGGACGTTCTCCTTCTCGGTGTCCCCGAAGATCGCGGGCGCCACCTCGCACGCGTACCAGGTCGAACGCTCGAAGTTCGACAGCATTCTGCTGGAACACGCGGTGGAGAAGGGCGCCGAGGTCCGCTTCCAGGCGGCGGTCTCCGATGTGATCGAGGACAGCGAGCGGGTCACCGGGGTGCGGTACACCGACGCCGGCGGGGTCGAGCACGAGGTGCGCGCCACATACGTGGTGGACGCGTCGGGCAACGGCAGCCGGCTGCACAAGCGGGTGGGCGGCACCCGGGAGTACTCGCAGTTCTTCCGCAGCCTCGCGCTGTTCGGCTACTTCCGGGGCGGTAAGCGGCTGCCCGCCCCCAACTCGGGCAACATCCTGTCCGTGGCGTTCTCCAGCGGCTGGTTCTGGTACATCCCGCTCACCCCCGACCTCACCAGCGTCGGCGCGGTCGTCCGGCGGGAGAACGCCGACAAGGTCCAGGGCGATCCGGAGCAGGCCCTGCGGGCACTCATCGACGAATGCCCGATGATCAAGGACTATCTGGCGGACGCCACCCGGGTGACCGACGGCCAGTACGGCCAGCTGCGGGTGCGCAAGGACTACTCGTACCACCAGACCTCGTTCTGGCGGCCCGGCCTGGTGCTCATCGGTGACGCCGCCTGCTTCGTCGACCCGGTCTTCTCCTCCGGTGTCCACCTGGCCACCTACAGCGCCCTGCTGGCGGCCCGCTCGATCGGCAGCACCCTGGCCGGACTGGTCTCCGAAGAGGCCGCGTTCACCGAGTTCGAGGCCCGCTACCGCCGCGAGTACGGCGTCTTCTACGAGTTCCTGATGTCCTTCTACGACATGCACGTCGACGAGAACTCCTACTTCTGGTCGGCGAAGAAGGTCACCCGGAACCAGCACACCGAACTGGAGTCCTTCGTCGAACTGGTCGCCGGCATCTCGTCCTCGGAGTTCGACCTCGACGGGGCCGAGTCGGCCGCACTGCGGATGAAGTCCAAGTCGGCGGAGTTCGTCTCCGCCATCGAGGAGATGTCCACCGACAGCGAGGGCAACATGACCCCGCTGTTCCGCTCCTCCGCGGTGCGCCAGGCGATGCAGGAAGGGGCGCAGGTGCAGAGCCGGGCGTTCCTCGGCGAGGACCTCGGCCCGGACGTGCCGATGTTCCCCGGCGGGCTGATCACCTCCGACGACGGCATGCTCTGGCAGCCCGGACCGGCCTGACCATGCCCGTCCACCGGATCAACGGGATCCAGCTGCACTACGAGGAGCACGGAACGGGGGACCCGGTCGTCATGGTGACCGGCACCGGGGCCCCCGGCCGGATGTGGCGCACCCACCAGGTCCCCGCGCTCAAGGCGGCCGGCTTCAAAGTGATCACCGTCGACAACCGGGGCATCCC is a window from the Streptomyces luomodiensis genome containing:
- the hppD gene encoding 4-hydroxyphenylpyruvate dioxygenase translates to MRNSSKAAQPLADLAVDYVELYVENLDSSASQWVERYAFTVVGRGGSADHRSLALRQGRITLVLTEATSGHHPASAYVLTHGEGVADIALRTADVPAAFEAAVAGGARVHRRPVRHTGDGPAVTAALGGFGDVVHTLVQRAPGAGPGLPAGFVPAEPAAAPPSTGVGLLDLDHIAVCLDTGGLGPAVAYYQQALGFRDVFAEHIVVGAQAMHSKVVQSPAGTVTLTLIEPDDTALPGQIDEFLKSHQGAGVQHLAFSSQDAVHSVRALADRGVVFLTTPDAYYDLLGERIDLGPRRLADLRATGVLADEDHDGQLFQIFTASTHPRHTLFYEVIERQGAQTFGSANIKALYEAVELERTGQRDVRR
- a CDS encoding prephenate dehydrogenase → MAVIGTGLIGTSVALAAAAQGVSVYLSDRDRTAARTAAALGAGRAQEPPEPVDLAVLAVPPSQVAAVLIACQGRGLARAYTDVASVKAGPEQAVLGRAPDPAAYVGGHPLAGRERSGPLAARAELFRGRPWALTPHPLTSRAALDRGLELAELCGAAPVVMRSREHDEVVALTSHVPHLLAAVMAARLRDGPAGVPLLAGQGLRDVTRIAAGDPRLWGDILRSNARAMAGVVQELRADLSRVAAALDVLAEADDGARDQGVRTLEELLARGVAGLARLPRPGAGPPEGRAALRVLVPDRPGELARLLGAVAAFGVAADDIAVEAAEESGLSVRIPVPTADAERIEAGLDAVGYAVQVRSPANWTALSKR
- a CDS encoding PLP-dependent aminotransferase family protein, which codes for MAGTTVAAQTRSREYLEMAELHGSVSEPVLDTMNFLNEVTHRYPDAISFAPGRPYDGFFDTEQVFGHIRRYLDHLAEQGSTQADIRTALYQYGPTAGLIRRIVADALRADEDIDVPAESIVVTVGAQEAMLLVLRALITGPDDVLLVSSPCYVGITGAARLLDVAVRPVEEREDGFSAADLEAAVLAEKARGRRPRAFYVVPDHSNPSGNTMGPKAREELLELAGRHDFLILEDSPYRQVSPGTPEPTLKSLDRARRVVHLGSYSKTVFPGARVGFVVADQRVRDASGGERLLADELAKIKSMVTVNTSSLSQAAVAGALLGARGRLSELNAEAAAYYGQAMREVLRQLDARLPAARREALGVRWNEPGGGFFLTLRVPFRVDNTVLTTSAQDFGVIWTPMTHFHPGTGGHHGIRLSISYLTPAEIEEGTARLARFIEAHSAQPRTSGTQRER
- the dpgA gene encoding 3,5-dihydroxyphenylacetyl-CoA synthase DpgA, which translates into the protein MTLAAESRPRALGVGTAVTSTSYTQREVLDAFRITDPKIRSVFLNSAIERRHLTLPPPDGTGGRVHEPQGDLLDKHKAKAIEMGAEALRACLKRAGADLSELRHLCCVTSTGLLTPGLSALLIKELGIDRHCGRSDIVGMGCNAGLNALNVVAGWAAAHPGELAVVLCAEACSAAYTIDSTMRTAVVNSLFGDGASAIALRSGPDGVTGPEGPRIIKFASCLIPDACDAMRYDWDRDQGRYSFYLDPLIPYVVGAHAELAVDRLLAGTGLRRSDIAHWLVHSGGKKVIDAVVVNLGLTRHDVRHTVGVLRDYGNVSSGSFLFSYERLLDEGIAQPGEYGLLMTMGPGSTIETALVQW
- the dpgB gene encoding enoyl-CoA-hydratase DpgB, with amino-acid sequence MEEPLTVVIDGAQPPSAATVHAVRTVCDQAEDRPGAGVVAVRVSGAPAAGWTDGLEVMGISKWERTLRRLERLPRATVAVASGDCGGAALDAFLTCDIRVVTPGTRLLVPGDGTATWPGMAGYRLVQLAGVARVRRALLFGLPIEASEAVALGVADELADDPAGAVAAAAALAGGLTGKEVAIRRQLLFDAATTSFEDALGPHLAACDRALRTPVVEAS
- the dpgC gene encoding (3,5-dihydroxyphenyl)acetyl-CoA 1,2-dioxygenase DpgC, with product MTVPLWPELRDAARRVDELVAVLPEPGARLPEQRTEIAAAKDTARALRTRYLRTHADAVYDHLTRGRAGELRIAELVAAAAAEFPALLPTAGQLAADRGRRQADKEGYEIDQGVFLRAVLGSPRSGPHLLDAMLRPTPRALRLLPEFTRTGVLRTTSVRMERRDGTAYLTMCRDDCLNAEDEQQVDDMETAVDLALLDPEVRVGVVRGGTMSHPRYRGRRVFSAGINLKSLHSGEISLVGFLLRRELGYLHKLVRGVRTTDAPWHSPTVQKPWIAAVETFAIGGGTQLLLVFDHVLAASDAYLSLPAAREGIVPGAGNFRLGRHTGPRISRQVILQGRRIRATDPDARLLIDEVVEPERIDEAVAGAVERLRGPAVVPNRRMLVGAEEPVEEFRRYMAEFALQQALRLYGEDVIRKVSRFAGRGA
- a CDS encoding tryptophan 7-halogenase encodes the protein MSSEDRKAYEGHNERTDRGEHTEYDVVVVGGGPGGSTLAALVAMQGHRVLILEKETFPRYQIGESLLPSTIHGVCKLTGVSEKLAAAGFTPKKGGTFRWGANPEPWTFSFSVSPKIAGATSHAYQVERSKFDSILLEHAVEKGAEVRFQAAVSDVIEDSERVTGVRYTDAGGVEHEVRATYVVDASGNGSRLHKRVGGTREYSQFFRSLALFGYFRGGKRLPAPNSGNILSVAFSSGWFWYIPLTPDLTSVGAVVRRENADKVQGDPEQALRALIDECPMIKDYLADATRVTDGQYGQLRVRKDYSYHQTSFWRPGLVLIGDAACFVDPVFSSGVHLATYSALLAARSIGSTLAGLVSEEAAFTEFEARYRREYGVFYEFLMSFYDMHVDENSYFWSAKKVTRNQHTELESFVELVAGISSSEFDLDGAESAALRMKSKSAEFVSAIEEMSTDSEGNMTPLFRSSAVRQAMQEGAQVQSRAFLGEDLGPDVPMFPGGLITSDDGMLWQPGPA